In Zingiber officinale cultivar Zhangliang chromosome 6A, Zo_v1.1, whole genome shotgun sequence, a single genomic region encodes these proteins:
- the LOC121993721 gene encoding non-specific lipid-transfer protein-like, with the protein MARSTSCVAAAALLLLVALAAVPRREAALTCGNVVMFLSPCIPYARGTTAAPSAACCSGVRGLNEAAKTTPDRRTACNCIKSTIASLSGIKPAVVSGVPSKCGVSVPYPISTSVDCSKVE; encoded by the exons ATGGCGCGCTCTACATCTTGTGTCGCAGCAGCTGCTCTGCTTCTGCTGGTGGCCCTGGCGGCGGTGCCGCGGAGGGAGGCGGCGCTGACGTGCGGGAATGTGGTGATGTTCCTGTCGCCGTGCATCCCGTACGCACGGGGCACGACGGCGGCGCCGTCGGCGGCGTGCTGTAGCGGGGTTCGGGGGCTGAACGAGGCCGCAAAGACGACGCCGGATCGGCGGACGGCCTGCAACTGCATCAAGTCGACCATCGCCTCTCTCAGCGGCATCAAGCCCGCCGTCGTCAGCGGCGTCCCCAGCAAGTGCGGCGTCAGCGTCCCGTACCCCATCTCCACCTCAGTCGACTGCTCCAA GGTGGAGTAA